The Treponema phagedenis DNA segment GCTCGCGAAGAACTCGGCAATAGGCTGCAGCAATGTATTGAAGCATACGAACTTGTTAAAAAAAATCCTGATATACCGAAAAATATGACAAAGCTTACCGAAACAATGCTTGATGAAGTTGAAATCCCTGAATCCGTACGCCGCAGAGTGATTTATATTATTCGAGAATCGCTCAGTGTTGATGATGCCGTTGATGCCTTACAAAAAGGAGATGATTTAGTGTTTTCCCGCATTGTTAATCGATCACATGAAGGGCTACGTGACAGGTTTGAAATTTCTTGCCCTGAGCTTGACTGGCTAGTAAAGCGAGCGCTTGAATTTGTCGAACAAGAATCAAGCGATATGATTTGTTCCCGACTGACAGGGCGCGGCTTTGGCGGTTGTACATATTCAATCTTAAAAACGGAGGATGTGGAAACTTACATCGAAAAACTTAACGATTATGAAAGAATTTTCGGGTTTAAGCCCCTATATTATCGGGTAAAACCCTCAGGAGGTGCACGGATTATATGAAAATATTACTTACAAATGATGACGGATACGGCTCGGCGGGAATCCAAACACTTTTTGAACTTTTAGAAGGAAAACATGAGGTGGTGATGATTGCTCCCCACATTGATCGGTCGGCAATTTCTCATGCGATCACCATGAATGACCCTATAGAATTTATCAAAAAAGAAAAAAACATGTATACTTGTTCAGGTACCCCGGTTGACTGTGTTGCAGCCGGAATTATGAGTATTTTTAACGGAGAAAAACCTGATTTGGTGCTTTCGGGAATTAACTGCGGAGGAAATCTCGGCACGGATATTGTATTTTCCGGCACGGTGGCTGCCGCCCGTCAGGCGGTTATGCATGCGATTCCCGGAATTGCGGTGAGTTTAATGCAATCCGACAATGGAGACTACAACTTTGACGCTCTTGCAAACTTTGTACTGCAAAATCTTGACACATTAGCAAAAATGTCTTATTTCGATGTATTAGTAAATATCAACGCGAAGTCCGCTCCTTCATATTCTCACGCCTCTTTTGCCTCAATATCGCGCAGAATATTTAAATCAAAGGGTGAAATTATTACGCATGCAGAGGGAAAAAAGCAATTCTTGTATGGCGGAGGAACAATAGAAACCGAAAATGACGGAACAAGCGATTGGGATATTGTAATGAACGGCGGTATTTCTGTTTCGCAGGTATATGCACAACCTGTTTTGGACAAAAAAACTTCCGAGTCGCCTATATTTAAGTTTTAAGGGGGAAAAAATGAATGCCTTAGCGGAGGGAATAGCACTGTATAAAAAAGGCCGTTATACGGATGCTTTAACGGAATTATTACAAATTACTTCAACCTCGTCCGAAACAAATATTGATTTAGCGTATTATATCGGGCTTTGCTATGCGCGTTTGGATCGTTTTGACGACGCCCTTATATATCTTGAACAAATTGTAACGGGAAATGCGGATATTGCCCGTGTATATCAGTGCCGCCTGATTCTTTCATATATCTACACAAAAACAGATCGAACAAGACTTGCCGAATTTGAATTGTCAAAACTAATACAGGCGGGGTATGAATCCGTACAAGTCTATGCGTCATTAGGATTTTTAGCCTATGAACACGGAGAAACGGATAAAGCCGTTCAATATTATCAAAAGGCATTGGATATGCAAGAGGAAAATGCTACCGCCTTAAACGGTTTAGGGTATATTCTTGCCGATAGCGGCAGGGAGCTTACCCGTTCTTTATCCTTATGCAAAGAAGCGGTAGAACAAAAACCGGATAACGGTGCATATCTTGACTCTTTGGCATGGGTATATCACAAACTTGGATTTTCCTTGGAAGCACGTACCTATATTAAACGCGCGGCAGAAAAACTTCCGAATAATAAACTAGTACAAAAACATAAAACAATAATTATGACAGAGCATAAAGAGGATTGGCAAAAATGAAGCACGGCATTCTTAAAAATATTTTTCTTTTTTTTCTATTTTTCTGTTTTACAGGCGTGAATTTGCGCGCACAGACAAATTCTTTGCAGCCGAAAATCACTACTGCGGATACTGCACTCGGATCCGAAGAATTTAGGCGTGGAGTCCAAGCTTACTACCGCGGAGCTTTTAACGATGCAATTCGACTTTTGGAAAAAGCGCTTTCATACATCCCTGAAAATCCCCTGATTCTTGAATGGCTTGGCAATGCCTATTACCGAAGCGGCGTTGAAGGCTCCGCTTTGCAGCATTGGGAACATGCGGAGGAAACAGAGTTTGGCAGCATTCTTTTAAAAAATAAAATAGAGATTGTAAAAGAGCGCCGCAACATGTTGCCGGATTTCCCCGACATGTTGACCTTTTCCGAAAGTATTTCTTTTTCAGCCTTGAATGACGGCAACTATCTTTTTCGCCGTCCCGCATCTATTGTCTCGATGCCTGACGGAAGTTTTTGGCTTACCGCTTATGGCTCCAATGAGCTTATTCGATTTGACGTAAACGGTGTTATCCTTACCAGAACAAAGGGGCCGATACAGGGTTTTGATCGTCCCTTTGATGTAATTCGTATGCATAATGGAGATTTGCTGGTTTCGGAATTCGCCGCCGATAGAATTTCCCGCCTCACAAAGGACGGAAAATTTATCTCTTCATTCGGCACAAAAGGAAGAGGAAACGGAGAGTTTATTGGCCCTCAATTTTTAGCAGTAGATAATTATGATAATATTTATGTAACTGATTTCGGAAATGCGCGAATTGTAGTTTTTTCTCCCGACGGAAAAGCGTTATTTACATTTGGAAACAAGGATGGCATTTTTCCCGGGTTTATTGCTCCCGCAGGTATTGCGATTATAAACGGGCTTTTGTATGCTGCCGATGCAGTAAAGGGCTGCATATACACCTTTGATACCGCAGGCAATTATATCGGAACCTTATTGCCCGATGATTCATTAAAATATATTGAGTCCATGCGCGTATGGAAAAATAATTTACTTGTCTCTTCCTTAAGCACCGTATCTTTGATTGATATTTCGCTTGCATCAATTTATCGCATTGCAAGTCTCGGAGCCGCTCCAAGCAGAATTATCGGAGTAGCACCAGATGCAAACGGCAACATCGTGCTTGCGGATTATAAAAACGAGAAAATCGAAATCGTTTCTCATATTACCGAACTTGCGGGCGGGCTGTTTGTAACAATTGAGCGTGTATATTCGGATCGCTTTCCGAAGGTAACGGTGAATTTACGAGTACAAAACAGAAATGGAACGCCGGTGGTCGGATTAAATGATTCAAACTTTTTGATAACCGAAGAAAATCATCCGGTAAATGATTTAAAGCTTGAAGGATCCGCATACTTAAATGACAATTGCGATATCTGCATTCTGGTTGATCAGGCGCCTTCTTCGGATGAAGAAAAAAAACTTATTCAATCGGCAATTAAAGAGATTGCAAAGGCGATGGGGGAAAAAGGACAGATACATATTGTTTCCGCCTCGAATATTCCCGTACTTGAAGGAAAATTCTCTCCTTCGCAGTTGGTGTCTGAAGACTTTCATTTTAAAGCGGGACAGTCTGCTCATCGAAAATTTGATCTCGGCTTACGACTTGCCGCAACCGAGCTTATCAATGCGGAACAAAAAAGAGCGGTTATATTTTTGTCGTCGGATAACACTTTTGCACATAGTTTTGATCGATACGGTATAAACGATTTAACCGCATATTTGAATAATAATATGATTAAGTTTTATGCGGTGAGTTTAAAAAAGCAGGCTTCGTCAACCGAATTAAACTATCTTGCTGCTAAAACCGGCGGAAAAACTGCTTATATTTATGCGGAGCGAGGTATTGCACCGCTTATTCAGGATTTACTGGAAGCCCCAATCGGTACCTATATGCTTTCGTACACCTCAATTTTACCCACCGATTTCGGCAGGGCGTATCTTCCGATAGAAGCCGAGGTACATATTTTAAGCAGATCGGGAAAGGATAAAACCGGTTATTTTGCGCCGTTGGAATAACAAAGCAACCGATCCCCGCGTTTTTCCGTAATCGTAGGTACGGGAAAGTAAACCGTTTTTAAGAAGTTCCACATGCGGGTGCGGTTCTCCGCTGTAAAAAATTTGGCAAAGCGATAAAAATAAGGAGAAGTATGAAAAAAAGGTTCTGTGTGCTTTTGTTCTTGTTCATTCCGCTTTTCTTTTACTCCGAAAACTTGAGCGGAATCTGGGAAAACGGCAGTAAAATTATTGAATTTGCGGCGCAGGAGAATGCCGATTCGGCACAACCCCTCAACGACGAAAACCGCAGTTTCAATATGCGCATGGTGTTAAAACCGTATTATGCGTTTGTTTTTGAGCCGCTTAAAACAGTTTCCGCTACGGTGAAAAACAGATTCGATATTTCAGAATTATATTATCTGGGCATTGAATATCCGCGCGAAAGACACCGTGTTCAAATTCCGGTATGTATTTTCCAAGATGCCTTGTTTACCTCTTTTTTTCAACGCATGCCATACTATACACATCGGGAGGAAATCCCCGAAGAAGCAATTCCTGTTGGTATTACCGCCGAGCAGGAAGCAGAAATTCGTGGGGAACACAAAAGTCTTTTATTCGGTTTTTGGGTTGAAGAAGGAACTCCTGACGGTATTTTACTGTATCCGAATGAGATTCCGCAGCATATTACCGCGTACTTTTTTACCGAAAAAGGATATATCGCCTTTCGGTACTGGAAAGATGATTTAGAGTATCGTCAAAGCAGCAGCTCTTTTACCGCCGATGACGAACAGGTTTATGAGATTCCGCAGTATTTGCAGCGTGGTGAAGCGGTATACACCTGCACCACCGGAAGAGGCAGACAGTTGAGAAATTACCAACAGGGAACATATACAATCACGGGTGATAAAACTCAAGGCTTAACCTTAAGCCTCAAACCGGAAAAGGCTGGTCCTGGCACGCATGCGGTATGGAATCTATATCCCAATTCAAAATATCCCGAAATAACCGATTTACCGCTTTATATTACGGAAACAGGGCAGATATTTTCATACGGAGCACCTTTTTTAATGCGATCAAAAATAACCGACCTTGATTCCGAGGTTACAAAACACAATGCGCTCCGCCGCCCGTCGCGTGAACCGCTCTTGCTTCCCGACAAAGTAGATTTTTTTGATTCAGAACACAACTAACAGCTGTCTAATTGTACAAATCGGAGCATTTACAATAACAGCCTGCGAATTCAGCATCACTATGGTAAATTGTCACGGATGACAATGAGGTAATTTGAGCAAAAAACCAAAATTACATTCAGAACGGGCACGGACGCCCGTGGTTCCAAACAGAAATGAGTTTGAAAACTACCGCACTTCTATTGTAGGCTGTCTGAATTTCTTTGTAAAGAAATATTCAGACAGCTTAAAGCGGTAATTATTTAGCAGCCTCCATTGCACTTGCAGCAGTAGATAGATTTTCTTCGACACTGTCGCCGTCCCAAATATTGGCAAAGGTTGTAGCCATAGTCGACCAGTAAATTCCCATTTCAGGGATGGTAGGCATAGGAGATGCATATTGAGCCTGTTCCAAAATTCCTGCACTTAAAGGATCTTTAATCTTGATATCAGCGCGAGGAGGAAGTTGTTTAGTCATTTCAAATCGTTTTATCAGCGCTTCTTTTGACATGAGAAAAGTTGCAAAATCTTTTGCTTGCTCGGCATGGTTACTGTATGCACTGACAAAGGCAAGGCGCACCCCTGAAAATGAGGCAGGATTTTTTGACTCGTTAGGAAAAATAGGGATAGGAGCTATACCGAAGTTGATATTTGCTTTTGTAAAATCCGCAATCTTCCAGGGACCGGTAATAATCATCGAAGCTTTCCCCTCCGTAAAAGATGAATTACAAAAATCTCCGCTTACATCGGCTGCGGGAACATCGAGT contains these protein-coding regions:
- the surE gene encoding 5'/3'-nucleotidase SurE yields the protein MKILLTNDDGYGSAGIQTLFELLEGKHEVVMIAPHIDRSAISHAITMNDPIEFIKKEKNMYTCSGTPVDCVAAGIMSIFNGEKPDLVLSGINCGGNLGTDIVFSGTVAAARQAVMHAIPGIAVSLMQSDNGDYNFDALANFVLQNLDTLAKMSYFDVLVNINAKSAPSYSHASFASISRRIFKSKGEIITHAEGKKQFLYGGGTIETENDGTSDWDIVMNGGISVSQVYAQPVLDKKTSESPIFKF
- a CDS encoding 6-bladed beta-propeller; protein product: MKHGILKNIFLFFLFFCFTGVNLRAQTNSLQPKITTADTALGSEEFRRGVQAYYRGAFNDAIRLLEKALSYIPENPLILEWLGNAYYRSGVEGSALQHWEHAEETEFGSILLKNKIEIVKERRNMLPDFPDMLTFSESISFSALNDGNYLFRRPASIVSMPDGSFWLTAYGSNELIRFDVNGVILTRTKGPIQGFDRPFDVIRMHNGDLLVSEFAADRISRLTKDGKFISSFGTKGRGNGEFIGPQFLAVDNYDNIYVTDFGNARIVVFSPDGKALFTFGNKDGIFPGFIAPAGIAIINGLLYAADAVKGCIYTFDTAGNYIGTLLPDDSLKYIESMRVWKNNLLVSSLSTVSLIDISLASIYRIASLGAAPSRIIGVAPDANGNIVLADYKNEKIEIVSHITELAGGLFVTIERVYSDRFPKVTVNLRVQNRNGTPVVGLNDSNFLITEENHPVNDLKLEGSAYLNDNCDICILVDQAPSSDEEKKLIQSAIKEIAKAMGEKGQIHIVSASNIPVLEGKFSPSQLVSEDFHFKAGQSAHRKFDLGLRLAATELINAEQKRAVIFLSSDNTFAHSFDRYGINDLTAYLNNNMIKFYAVSLKKQASSTELNYLAAKTGGKTAYIYAERGIAPLIQDLLEAPIGTYMLSYTSILPTDFGRAYLPIEAEVHILSRSGKDKTGYFAPLE
- a CDS encoding tetratricopeptide repeat protein, which encodes MNALAEGIALYKKGRYTDALTELLQITSTSSETNIDLAYYIGLCYARLDRFDDALIYLEQIVTGNADIARVYQCRLILSYIYTKTDRTRLAEFELSKLIQAGYESVQVYASLGFLAYEHGETDKAVQYYQKALDMQEENATALNGLGYILADSGRELTRSLSLCKEAVEQKPDNGAYLDSLAWVYHKLGFSLEARTYIKRAAEKLPNNKLVQKHKTIIMTEHKEDWQK